The Cygnus olor isolate bCygOlo1 chromosome 28, bCygOlo1.pri.v2, whole genome shotgun sequence genome segment gggtggccagcaggtcaagggaggtgatcctccccctctactcagccctggtcaggcctcacccGGAGTACtgtatccagttctgggctcctgaagtgaaaaatacaggaatctcctggaaagagtccagcagagggtCACAAAGGGGGCAaggagcatctcccctatgaggaaaggctgagagacctgggtctgttcagccttgagaaaagaagactgagagggtattttattcatgtttataaataccttaagtgtgggagacagagcgatatggccaacctcttttcagtggtatgtggggacaggacaaggggcaatggccacaaaactgatcacaggaagttccgcactAACATGCAAAAAACTTCATAACAGTGACAGTGACAGagcactagaacaggctgcccagggaggttgtggactctccttctctgaagatattcGAGACctgtctggacacctacctgggcaacctgctctagggaacctcCTTTGGCAAGGGGGTTACCAAATGATATCTTTAGGTCCCTTGCAAtccctacagttctgtgattctgtgattctaagccTACACCAATACGACTCTCCTCCACTTCTCTTTGACTCTTATAAAGACCAAATTCCTTAAGGGTACTCATGTCCTATAGGCATGAAGGAGACCCACATTACGACCATATCCACCCATGCTTTTCCATTACAAGACATCACATTTCTCCATGGACGGCTTCACTGGACATCCaaatagaaaaagaacataaagaGACTCAGATTACATTGAAGCAAAAACTTTAATGAGTCTGAAGAGGGAATCAAAGCAACTCATGATGGAAGGGATCCGGCCCAGTCTGACACAAGGACAGCTGGCAGTCAGTCCCCCCTTCACCGCAATAGGATGCATGTCTTCCTCCCTCAAAAgatgggaggaagaagaaacaggacACTCTTGACTTGCTTCCGGATGAACCCATGGAACAGGATAGCAGGAGACAACAAGGACTCATGATGCAAAGAAGAAAGCGGGAGAAGAAGAAGATGTCTGCTGGCCGTGTTTCCAGACAGCACAGGCTGGCACCCTGGcttccctctctactctgcaGGGGAGCACGAGGGTGCTCAGCCCATCTGGAaaccctggccagcagctccaTCCTCAGTCTGGAACCTGGCTTCGGGCTTCCTGGTCAATGCGCTCACTGGTCATCCTCGTGGGCTTTAGCAGGGCAGGCACCTTCTGCCACTGTAGCGGCCACCAAAGCCAGAGAGGCCAAAGCCCCCAGAGGAGATGGGCACTCCCTCCTCACTCAGGATGCTGCCAACGGCAGCCGAGGTGGTGGATCCCACAGCGGTGttctgggggaaggagctgaggatggggccgggcagggtcaccaccacGGGAGAGGGCTGGATCACCACACGGGAGTCCTGGCACTGCCGGACACAGGGCTCGTTGCAGCTGTTGGCAAGCGGGGTTGGGCCACAGGGACGGCACAGATCATAGCAGGACATGGCTGTGGGATGGAGGCACACCTGGGAGagaacagggaaagaagaagcagcgtgtcagcagcagcctgacagcCTGCTGGCCAAGACAGAAGGCACagtctggggagcagggagatggTGCACAAGGACAGAGAGGGGCTTGCGAGCCTGTGTCCCCAAGGGCCCCTGCAAAGACAGCCCAAGACCtcctcccacctctccccacaGTGGCAAGTAGAACAGTGATGGAGGGAGCAGCGTCAAGGAGCAAGGCCCACACCAAAACTACACAGAGGCAAAGACTCGGTCAAGGCCAGAAGGCCAAGGGTGAAGAAGAGCAAGAGGGGAGTGAGGAGAAGGCACTTGCAGCTCACCTTGTTCACcaaggaggagaaggcaagAGAAGTGGATGAGAGAGCATGCTGTTGGATGGGTTTTTATACTGGCTCGGACAGCCCCAGGCCCAGTGGCACACCACGTATGCAGTATGCATTATAGCAAGCCCATTTGTATGCAAAACACTACAATTAAAGAAATGAGTGTCTTGTTTCTGCTCCCTGCAACGctcccttttcatttccttgcttaAGACATGCCCATTCCACCATGGAGTCTTCTTTCAAGTCACAGCATTAGaggccaaaatatttttttccaggagacaTGACACGTCAGCACAAGCAGATGATGCAGCCAGTGATGAGGAGTGTGCAACCTCGGTGGGGAACGCCAGCCTCTTGCCCTTTGGGGCCTTGCTTCAACACTTGTCCTGATGTTTGGGGTAGGTTTCCTCCTAACCCTGAAGCTTCACCTGGACTTCCGCATGGGAGGGCCAGCATCATCAATTGCTCCCCCTGATGCTATAATAAAATCTTAAGTTAGGCAATGGCttagtttggaagggacctttaaagatcatctagtccgaccctctgccttgggcagggacatcttccgCCAGATCTGGTTACTCATACTCCATCCAACCTCACTTGGAACATTCTCAATGCTGAGGCTTCCAGTGTGTAACAACCGTCActgtgaaaattttcttccttagaTCCCCTCTCAACTTACCCTCTTtcactttaaaactgtttccccttgtcctgtcactgctgTGCCTGGTAAAAAGTCTTTATCCATCTTTCTTACGAGACAACTTTAGATATTTAAAGGCTGCAATAAggtttccctggagccttctcctctccaggcttaACAagcccaactctctcagcctgtctttatagcagaggtactccagccctcaGGTCATTTTCATGGCCTCTGCTagacctgctctaacaggtccatgtctttcttgtactggggaaccCAGAGATGGATACGGTTCTCTGGGTGAAGTAGAGCACAGTAGATGGAGAGAATTACCTCCCTttgtcctgctggccacacttcttttcaTGCAGCCCAAGATGTAATTGGTTTTCTGGGCTACAAGCACATATTGCTGACCCCTACTCTGCAGGGCCGATCTCAGTCAATTCACAGGATCATAgagtcatttaggttggaaaagacctctaagatcaccaaGTGCAACTGTTAGTCTAGCACTGCCAAGgctaccactaaaccatgtaccgaagcaccacatctacatgcCCACACCCAGCCTGTACCGACATGGGGGATTTCCTCAAACCAGATGCAGGAACTTGCACATgcccttgctgaacttcatgaagttcacaTGGCCCCAGTTCTCACATCTGGCAGGGTCCCTCCTGCtaaaatcccttcccaacaggGATATCAACTGTACCACTCGCCTTGGTGTCATCAATAAAGTTAGTGTCACCCATAACTCTCTCCCACGACATCCatctagcaaagctgagaaactgTGGGATATATTATTGGACAATAAAGTGGGTTGAGATATGGCTGACTGTCCTACcttagagggtggtgatcggcatcgcagagtctggctggagacctttgactagcggtgttccccaggtgtcagtgctgggtccagtcttgttcaacatcttcatcgacgacctttatgagggaatagtgtccaccctcagcacGTACGCCGACGATACAAAGctaggaggagtggctgacatgccagaaggctgtgctgccatttagtgagacctggacaggttggagagctgggcagggagaaaccaaatgaggtttaacaagacTAAGTGTAGAGTCGTGCccctgggaaggaacaaccgcatgtatcagtacaggctgggggatgacctgctgaagaggagctctgcagagaaggacttgggggtcctggtggacgtcaggttggccatgagccaaCATGTGCCCTTGTAGGCAAGAAGGCCAAAGGGATCCTGGCATACATTAAAAGgagggtggccagcaggtcaagggaggtgatcctccccctctactcagccctggtcaggcctcacccGGAGTACtgtatccagttctgggctcctgaagtgaaaaatacaggaatctcctggaaagagtccagcagagggtCACAAAGGGGGCAaggagcatctcccctatgaggaaaggctgagagacctgggtctgttcagccttgagaaaagaagactgagagggtattttattcatgtttataaataccttaagtgtgggagacagagcgatatggccaacctcttttcagtggtatgtggggacaggacaaggggcaatggccacaaaactgatcacaggaagttccgcactAACATGCAAAAAACTTCATAACAGTGACAGTGACAGagcactagaacaggctgcccagggaggttgtggactctccttctctgaagatattcGAGACctgtctggacacctacctgggcaacctgctctagggaacctcCTTTGGCAAGGGGGTTACCAAATGATATCTTTAGGTCCCTTGCAAtccctacagttctgtgattctgtgattctaagccTACACCAATACGACTCTCCTCCACTTCTCTTTGACTCTTATAAAGACCAAATTCCTTAAGGGTACTCATGTCCTATAGGCATGAAGGAGACCCACATTACGACCATATCCACCCATGCTTTTCCATTACAAGACATCACATTTCTCCATGGACGGCTTCACTGGACATCCaaatagaaaaagaacataaagaGACTCAGATTACATTGAAGCAAAAACTTTAATGAGTCTGAAGAGGGAATCAAAGCAACTCATGATGGAAGGGATCCGGCCCAGTCTGACACAAGGACAGCTGGCAGTCAGTCCCCCCTTCACCGCAATAGGATGCATGTCTTCCTCCCTCAAAAgatgggaggaagaagaaacaggacACTCTTGACTTGCTTCCGGATGAACCCATGGAACAGGATAGCAGGAGACAACAAGGACTCATGATGCAAAGAAGAAAGCGGGAGAAGAAGAAGATGTCTGCTGGCCGTGTTTCCAGACAGCACAGGCTGGCACCCTGGcttccctctctactctgcaGGGGAGCACGAGGGTGCTCAGCCCATCTGGAaaccctggccagcagctccaTCCTCAGTCTGGAACCTGGCTTCGGGCTTCCTGGTCAATGCGCTCACTGGTCATCCTCGTGGGCTTTAGCAGGGCAGGCACCTTCTGCCACTGTAGCGGCCACCAAAGCCAGAGAGGCCAAAGCCCCCAGAGGAGATGGGCACTCCCTCCTCACTCAGGATGCTGCCAACGGCAGCCGAGGTGGTGGATCCCACAGCGGTGttctgggggaaggagctgaggatggggccgggcagggtcaccaccacGGGAGAGGGCTGGATCACCACACGGGAGTCCTGGCACTGCCGGACACAGGGCTCGTTGCAGCTGTTGGCAAGCGGGGTTGGGCCACAGGGACGGCACAGATCATAGCAGGACATGGCTGTGGGATGGAGGCACACCTGGGAGagaacagggaaagaagaagcagcgtgtcagcagcagcctgacagcCTGCTGGCCAAGACAGAAGGCACagtctggggagcagggagatggTGCACAAGGACAGAGAGGGGCTTGCGAGCCTGTGTCCCCAAGGGCCCCTGCAAAGACAGCCCAAGACCtcctcccacctctccccacaGTGGCAAGTAGAACAGTGATGGAGGGAGCAGCGTCAAGGAGCAAGGCCCACACCAAAACTACACAGAGGCAAAGACTCGGTCAAGGCCAGAAGGCCAAGGGTGAAGAAGAGCAAGAGGGGAGTGAGGAGAAGGCACTTGCAGCTCACCTTGTTCACcaaggaggagaaggcaagAGAAGTGGATGAGAGAGCATGCTGTTGGATGGGTTTTTATACTGGCTCGGACAGCCCCAGGCCCAGTGGCACACCACGTATGCAGTATGCATTATAGCAAGCCCATTTGTATGCAAAACACTACAATTAAAGAAATGAGTGTCTTGTTTCTGCTCCCTGCAACGctcccttttcatttccttgcttaAGACATGCCCATTCCACCATGGAGTCTTCTTTCAAGTCACAGCATTAGaggccaaaatatttttttccaggagacaTGACACGTCAGCACAAGCAGATGATGCAGCC includes the following:
- the LOC121060906 gene encoding feather beta keratin-like, with the translated sequence MSCYDLCRPCGPTPLANSCNEPCVRQCQDSRVVIQPSPVVVTLPGPILSSFPQNTAVGSTTSAAVGSILSEEGVPISSGGFGLSGFGGRYSGRRCLPC